The DNA sequence AGGACGTTTTACGTTTGTTTGAACGGATTAAAGTATTTCCAAAATCAACATGTATTTATATTCGAATTCTTACTGGGTATGTTCAAATTATGTAGGTGCAAATACTAACAGACATCTAACCCTTTGTCAATAAGGGAAAAAGCATAGTTGTTGTAATATCATAAAAGTAGGCGCCTGTAATTGCACATGAGTTGCGCATAAACATAAAACGGTTTTTGGATTTGTATAATCTACGGTGGTTCTTCCTGTCATTCCCGAACGTCTTTATCGGGAATCCAGCATAGGGAAGAAAACAGCAAAGGAAACTGGATTCCCACTCTCCACTCCCCATTTTCATGAGGACAAGTTATGTGAGGACAAGCCCCTATTTTCACGAGGACAGGCTGTGTGGGAATGGCAAAAAACACATGGGGATGGCAGGGAAAGCAAATGGGGATGATACCCATGGGCGGGTTCAGGTTTATAATCTGAACCCTCAATTTGAAATATTTCTCTCTGTGTTTAACCATGAAAACGCGATGAGCTATCGACCATGCAAAATATAGGGGTTCAATTTACAAAATTGAACCCGCAAGGAAAACATGGGGATGATACTATGTATGGATAAACTATCCCTGTTCAAGACATACGGGGATAAGGTTTGCCCGTGCCACCACCCTATCTTTATAGGAAATTCAAACAACTACGTAGGGGCAAGGCGTGCCTTGCCACTACAGGCCGCTAAAGTCAATGAAGGCCTATTTTAGATTGTATAGAAATTTTCATTTTTTAAATACTATAAATAGAACATTACCATACAATTAAATCCCGAAGGGATGACATCTCAACGCAGATATCCCATGTCACCCCTTTGGGGTTGAAGGGCTTTTTTCTGCTTTTTCTATAATCATGACATCCCTACGGGATTAGGGAGAGACGCAACATCTTGCGTCTCCAAAATCCTGCATCTGTACCATTGCAACATCGTGTATCTCTGCATTTAACGTTGAGAAATTTCAATTCCGTAGAGCAACCCTTTAGGGTTGTCTGGCGAGGCTAAAGCCTCGCCCTACATCGAATCTGTGAGTGTTTCCATAGTAAATATTGATCACTATAGGTGCACCTTAATCTAACCTACTTGTCTTATTTACTCTTCTTATACCATTTCCCGTTTGCATCCTGAAGCCACTCTCCAGATGCAGCTTTACCTGCAATCTGCTCAGCTCTCCGTTTCCCAACAACTTCAGCGTCTGCTCCCTGTTGTGCCGCAATTGCTGCATAGATTTCTCTTCGATCGCTATTTTCGTCATTCACAACATTTTCCTCTTTCCTTACATCTCCCACAAACTCTAAATATCCCTTATTATTTTCCCCTACTATGCCTTTTGCTTTTAACTCCTTAATGAGGGGAAGCCGCGACTGCATTCTGGCTTTAATGTCTTCCGCATAGGTTTTACCGGTGAAGATACATGTTGCAAACATAAAAAGAGTCATCACTATCGTGAAAAATTTAGCTTTGTTCATCATAAATCTCCTTTTTCATTACAATTTACTATTTACAATGTGCTTTAACGTATACTCTATTTTGTATTAACAGTATCTGTTCCGGTCTTATTTTCCATCTTATCAAGATCGCCAAAAAAATCATCAAGGGCCTTATCAACTTTAACATTTACATCGATGGTAATGTGAATCGGTTTTATTTCAACGGGTGCCACATCAACTTCATGTTTTGTCTGAATACATCCCTGCAGAAACAGATAACATACTATTCCATAAAAAAGGTTACGCCTTTTTCCCATATTTAGTATCTCCTTTAGTATTGTAGCATACTCATGATATCGTTAACATTTTTGCCGTAGTACATAATCTTATTGAGCGGAAGACGAAAATTAATATCAAGATGGATTGGATTATAGATTCCTCCTTTACTTGCTGCTTCAATTTTAGAAAAAGACCCAAGCTTTCTATTGTAAGTGAAGGGTAAAGGGTTTATGGGTTTTCCATCAAGACTCATCTGTAATAATAAATCTTCTTCTTTTGTTGTTAACAAAATTTTTACCCAATTATAATGAAAATCCTTCAACACCGCATTGACAAAATTAATTTGTGAATACTGAGGCGTATTCTGAGGAATACCGATGTCTAAAATACTCATCCCTGTTACATGAATTATCCCTCCATCCCCTGGCGCAGAATACAAGAAACCGTTATCAAAGCTTACATTCCCGCTCTCATATCTCACAGGCAACCGCCCACTCACGGTACCAATTCCTTCTGCCTTTGCAATACCAAACTGGTCAAACAATGCC is a window from the Candidatus Jettenia sp. genome containing:
- a CDS encoding YdbL family protein; the encoded protein is MMNKAKFFTIVMTLFMFATCIFTGKTYAEDIKARMQSRLPLIKELKAKGIVGENNKGYLEFVGDVRKEENVVNDENSDRREIYAAIAAQQGADAEVVGKRRAEQIAGKAASGEWLQDANGKWYKKSK